The Deltaproteobacteria bacterium genome window below encodes:
- the trxA gene encoding thioredoxin, producing the protein MSSENLKIATDQNFEKEVLKGARPAIVDFWATWCAPCRALAPLIEEVATQYAGRIDVYKMDVDSNQETPARFGIRGIPTVILFKGGQAVDQVVGAVPKAQIEALLKKAL; encoded by the coding sequence ATGTCTTCAGAAAATTTAAAAATCGCGACGGATCAAAATTTCGAGAAAGAGGTGCTCAAAGGTGCCCGACCGGCGATCGTCGACTTCTGGGCCACCTGGTGCGCCCCTTGCCGAGCCCTTGCCCCACTTATTGAAGAGGTAGCGACCCAATATGCCGGCCGTATTGATGTCTACAAAATGGATGTTGATAGCAATCAAGAAACCCCTGCCCGTTTTGGAATTCGCGGGATTCCCACAGTGATCCTTTTCAAAGGGGGACAGGCGGTTGATCAAGTGGTTGGCGCCGTTCCTAAGGCTCAAATTGAGGCATTATTGAAAAAAGCTCTTTAA
- a CDS encoding serine protease — translation MSHEQVISVDNKELPELYKQLLALARQKDPGQKEEVAFPEDLSVTDLTSRPSDFSLAVTSGEHSHTVYEDRWLKGIYAIGRYWDLVSDDKIDGNIDLSKVDSEISLEPIEAVRSWLPYKTALHLTANSVVRIDIIDKKKKQPISCGSGGVWHVEKDPGGAGYINYIVTNYHVVEELDQKVEVTPKLKPQDDPTAAPEIEFKIEFKETEAVVNVEDPFGKESKFALDRVIYRSKDNPDIALLVVRTKDNVLKPLEREIPSNPRTLIAQEVIITGAAVCLRGFAKGMISAYRAKGVVDEAEYYQVDAALNPGHSGGPTLRLHSHRIVGVNVGKLTGDAIDNIGLVIPLSQIDRLIEGAIREDLEARKKALKSLKGASTPQQYLKVLGGMWGSGH, via the coding sequence ATGAGTCACGAACAAGTGATCTCCGTGGATAACAAGGAGCTCCCAGAACTCTACAAACAGCTCTTAGCCCTCGCCCGTCAAAAAGATCCCGGCCAAAAAGAAGAGGTCGCCTTTCCCGAAGATCTCTCGGTCACTGACCTAACCTCCAGACCTTCTGATTTCTCACTTGCCGTTACCAGCGGTGAACACTCCCATACCGTTTATGAGGATCGGTGGCTCAAGGGAATTTACGCGATCGGCAGATATTGGGATCTTGTGAGCGATGACAAGATCGACGGAAACATCGACTTGAGTAAGGTCGATTCCGAAATCTCCCTGGAACCGATCGAGGCGGTCCGATCGTGGCTCCCGTACAAAACAGCACTGCATCTGACCGCCAATTCCGTGGTCCGAATCGATATTATTGACAAGAAAAAGAAACAACCGATCTCCTGTGGTTCCGGTGGGGTCTGGCATGTCGAAAAAGACCCCGGAGGGGCCGGTTACATCAACTACATCGTGACCAACTATCATGTTGTCGAAGAACTTGATCAAAAGGTCGAGGTAACGCCGAAACTGAAACCCCAAGATGATCCTACGGCAGCACCTGAGATAGAATTCAAGATCGAGTTTAAAGAGACAGAGGCGGTGGTGAATGTCGAAGACCCCTTTGGCAAAGAGTCGAAATTTGCCCTCGACAGGGTGATCTATCGAAGCAAGGACAATCCCGACATCGCCCTCCTCGTTGTCCGTACGAAGGACAACGTCTTAAAACCTCTGGAAAGGGAAATCCCCTCTAATCCAAGAACATTGATTGCTCAGGAGGTGATCATTACCGGTGCAGCGGTCTGTCTCAGAGGTTTTGCGAAAGGCATGATTTCCGCTTATCGCGCAAAAGGGGTTGTTGATGAGGCCGAATATTACCAGGTGGATGCCGCACTGAATCCAGGTCACAGTGGCGGACCGACCCTCCGACTCCACAGTCATCGAATAGTCGGGGTGAATGTCGGCAAGCTGACCGGCGACGCTATTGATAATATCGGGCTCGTGATCCCCCTCTCACAAATCGATCGTTTGATTGAAGGGGCTATCAGAGAAGACCTCGAAGCGAGGAAGAAGGCACTCAAGTCCTTAAAAGGGGCATCAACGCCTCAGCAGTATCTTAAAGTCCTTGGCGGGATGTGGGGTAGCGGACACTAA
- a CDS encoding undecaprenyl-diphosphate phosphatase, translating to MSVYQAIILAIIEGFSEFLPISSTGHMIIASSAMGIAGQEFTKMFTVCIQFGAILSVIVLYWRRFFQSTVFYAKLLVAFLPAAVIGKLLDDWIDQLLGSVIVVAVSLLIGGVIFLFIDRLFREGPESKEEVSYRTAFWIGCFQTVAIIPGVSRSAATIIGGLSQKLTRKTAAEFSFFLAVPTMFAATVYKLWAFYEQGNGLGNVWPELLIGNLVAFGVALIAIKSFITFLTRHGFKIFGYYRILIGLVILGLHFSGVSLD from the coding sequence ATGTCAGTTTATCAGGCAATCATCCTGGCGATTATCGAAGGATTTTCGGAATTCCTTCCGATTTCCTCGACAGGACATATGATCATCGCCTCTTCGGCAATGGGGATCGCTGGGCAGGAGTTTACGAAGATGTTCACGGTCTGTATCCAGTTTGGGGCGATTCTTTCTGTCATTGTTCTTTATTGGAGGCGTTTTTTTCAGTCGACTGTCTTTTACGCCAAGCTCCTCGTTGCGTTTTTGCCTGCTGCCGTGATTGGAAAGTTGCTGGATGACTGGATTGATCAACTCCTTGGAAGCGTGATCGTCGTCGCGGTCTCTCTTTTGATCGGCGGCGTTATTTTCCTCTTCATCGATCGTCTGTTTCGGGAAGGTCCCGAGAGTAAGGAGGAGGTCTCTTATCGAACGGCGTTTTGGATCGGCTGTTTTCAGACGGTCGCGATAATCCCGGGCGTCTCGCGTTCCGCGGCAACGATCATCGGAGGGCTGTCGCAAAAATTAACACGCAAGACAGCGGCGGAGTTTTCCTTTTTTCTCGCGGTTCCGACGATGTTTGCCGCTACCGTGTACAAACTATGGGCCTTTTATGAACAGGGGAACGGGTTAGGAAATGTCTGGCCGGAGTTGTTGATTGGCAATCTGGTCGCCTTTGGTGTTGCCTTGATCGCGATCAAGTCGTTCATCACGTTCCTGACACGTCACGGTTTCAAGATTTTTGGTTATTATCGAATCCTGATCGGGCTTGTGATCTTGGGGCTTCACTTTTCAGGGGTGTCTTTGGATTAG
- a CDS encoding class I SAM-dependent methyltransferase — MVRIGVSPIRLIEKAVHELVATGSMTEARLQLESLVTQAFRRIVETKRFLAAAGLSGRDTIGSMRWYDDDEFWRIMAPKIFGAKTQSTTQAEVEQLIALMKLTSGSSVLDLACGQGRHSLELARRGYRVTGVDRTRDYLETARKSASRERLIVEWVEGDMREFCRPDSFDGGVNLYTSFGYFADPADDLRVLTHVYESLHPGSPFVIDVVGQEVFLRSFTRQATFDIDGIHFLEERILSADRTILTTQYTATQGRSRRTFTISHRLYSAETLTALLRTAGFKGTRVFGSLEGTPYDESAKRLVVLAHK; from the coding sequence ATGGTTAGAATTGGAGTTTCCCCTATAAGACTTATCGAAAAGGCAGTGCATGAGCTGGTAGCCACTGGATCGATGACCGAGGCTCGTTTACAACTGGAATCACTGGTGACCCAAGCCTTCAGACGAATAGTCGAAACTAAGAGATTTTTGGCGGCTGCTGGCCTGTCTGGACGTGATACAATCGGTTCCATGAGATGGTACGATGACGATGAGTTTTGGAGGATTATGGCGCCAAAAATTTTTGGCGCTAAAACGCAATCGACTACCCAAGCTGAAGTCGAACAATTAATTGCCCTCATGAAGCTTACATCCGGCTCTTCTGTACTTGACCTGGCCTGTGGTCAGGGACGACATTCACTCGAGCTGGCGCGTCGAGGATATCGCGTCACGGGGGTTGATCGGACAAGAGATTATCTCGAAACAGCGAGGAAGAGTGCGTCAAGAGAGAGACTCATCGTTGAATGGGTTGAAGGTGACATGAGAGAATTCTGCCGACCGGATTCCTTTGATGGAGGAGTCAATCTTTATACATCGTTCGGATATTTTGCGGACCCTGCTGATGATCTCAGGGTTCTTACTCATGTTTATGAATCTCTACATCCCGGCTCTCCATTTGTCATAGATGTTGTCGGCCAAGAGGTGTTTCTTCGTAGTTTTACGAGACAAGCCACATTTGATATCGACGGAATTCATTTTCTAGAAGAAAGGATTTTAAGCGCCGATCGGACGATCTTAACGACTCAATATACCGCAACTCAGGGTAGATCACGACGGACATTTACAATCTCACATAGACTTTATTCTGCTGAGACCCTGACAGCGCTATTAAGAACTGCCGGCTTTAAAGGAACCCGTGTCTTTGGTTCTCTAGAAGGAACCCCCTACGACGAATCAGCAAAACGACTCGTCGTACTTGCGCACAAGTAA
- a CDS encoding SRPBCC family protein, translating into MNHDYQFVTHWKIRGDCHEVFAILKDGANYARWWQPAYQESKLLSDKKVISKVRAKLPYTLRFMTELVREDPPWQLEIRVSGELVGTGLWTLSQHGPDTKIEFHWNVRAEKRLVRWFSPFLKPLFRWNHNWVMSTGEEALQIEINKRNKKLTVG; encoded by the coding sequence ATGAATCACGACTATCAATTTGTAACCCACTGGAAAATTCGAGGCGACTGCCATGAGGTTTTTGCCATCCTGAAGGATGGGGCCAATTACGCCCGATGGTGGCAACCTGCGTATCAGGAGTCAAAACTGCTTTCAGATAAAAAAGTCATCTCGAAGGTTCGAGCAAAACTTCCCTATACATTGCGATTTATGACCGAACTGGTTCGAGAAGATCCTCCTTGGCAGTTGGAAATACGCGTCTCAGGAGAGCTAGTCGGTACAGGTCTATGGACGCTATCTCAGCACGGCCCAGATACGAAAATTGAATTTCACTGGAATGTTCGAGCTGAAAAACGGTTGGTGAGGTGGTTTTCCCCCTTTTTAAAACCACTCTTTCGTTGGAATCATAACTGGGTCATGAGTACTGGCGAAGAGGCCCTCCAGATCGAGATCAACAAACGCAATAAAAAATTGACGGTTGGATGA
- a CDS encoding putative molybdenum carrier protein, which produces MIINKIKIISGGQTGVDRAALDSALELGIPCGGWCPKGRIAEDGVIDEKYPLQETPLRDYSQRTEWNVRDSDGTLVLGFGKPSSGTLFTIETAKKLEKPFMILDLKSNKDDASFKLWLQNNGIRTLNIAGPRESLAPGDTHRLAKIKLIRLFEKLTE; this is translated from the coding sequence ATGATCATTAATAAAATTAAAATCATTTCTGGGGGGCAAACAGGCGTGGACCGTGCGGCGCTCGATTCTGCCTTGGAATTGGGTATTCCTTGTGGGGGTTGGTGTCCCAAAGGGAGGATTGCCGAAGATGGAGTTATCGATGAAAAATACCCGCTTCAAGAAACACCCCTTCGTGATTATAGCCAGCGTACCGAGTGGAACGTCAGAGACTCTGATGGGACTCTTGTGCTTGGTTTCGGGAAGCCAAGTAGCGGCACACTTTTTACTATTGAGACGGCAAAAAAATTAGAGAAGCCATTCATGATTTTGGATTTGAAATCAAACAAGGACGATGCCTCTTTTAAACTTTGGCTACAAAATAATGGAATCCGGACACTGAATATTGCCGGTCCGCGCGAGAGCCTGGCACCGGGGGATACCCACCGGCTAGCGAAGATCAAATTGATCAGGTTATTTGAAAAGTTAACTGAATGA
- a CDS encoding RES family NAD+ phosphorylase: protein MNMKRKKTRTTSLELLLPEIGKIQWGNWYARGKNTRWIKREWWNGKLYLRRPEPHLNDGFLEQIDLYGNREVPYKRDVFYPRSVGRFNLPGEPIAYFAEDFATMCCETIRSLRDKEDLTFYKDLDPYLSGKADLHPDYTGYPRSYKLHRDVILLDLSRPTHPLIGLIEDEGPWPEEVSFYSDILQSRDQAVSYKVTEQIAVTAVENGFDGIIYESVRSRMPDMWMPSTNLIIFNPEKISRRGSKD from the coding sequence GTGAACATGAAAAGAAAAAAGACTCGTACGACTTCCCTAGAACTTCTTCTGCCAGAAATTGGAAAAATTCAATGGGGAAATTGGTATGCGCGGGGCAAAAACACTCGATGGATAAAAAGGGAATGGTGGAATGGAAAGCTCTACCTCAGAAGACCCGAACCACATTTAAATGACGGTTTTCTCGAGCAGATTGATTTGTACGGAAATCGGGAAGTTCCTTATAAACGAGACGTCTTTTACCCAAGGTCAGTTGGTCGCTTTAACCTTCCGGGAGAGCCCATTGCCTATTTTGCAGAGGATTTTGCCACCATGTGCTGTGAAACAATTAGGTCACTTCGTGACAAGGAAGATCTGACTTTTTATAAGGATCTCGATCCCTATCTTTCAGGGAAAGCGGATCTCCATCCTGACTACACCGGTTATCCACGCTCGTACAAACTTCACAGAGACGTAATCCTTCTCGATTTGAGTAGACCTACACACCCGTTAATTGGACTGATTGAAGACGAAGGTCCGTGGCCCGAGGAAGTCTCATTTTATTCTGACATACTCCAGTCAAGGGATCAGGCAGTTTCTTATAAAGTGACCGAACAAATTGCAGTTACAGCTGTAGAGAACGGTTTTGACGGGATTATCTACGAGTCAGTGAGGTCTCGTATGCCAGACATGTGGATGCCATCAACTAATCTCATTATATTTAATCCAGAGAAAATTTCTCGACGAGGATCTAAGGATTGA
- a CDS encoding helix-turn-helix transcriptional regulator — MIGQMVRRIVKQKRLSIRQLAKRMRSSVSQVQRLMSDANVSIDALARFAAATGKKLSIQIK; from the coding sequence ATGATCGGGCAGATGGTTCGAAGAATCGTCAAACAAAAGCGCCTGAGTATCCGCCAGTTGGCCAAAAGAATGAGAAGTAGCGTTTCCCAGGTCCAGCGCCTGATGAGTGATGCAAACGTCAGTATTGACGCCTTGGCGCGGTTTGCCGCAGCGACGGGGAAGAAGCTCTCGATTCAGATTAAATAG
- a CDS encoding type II toxin-antitoxin system RelE/ParE family toxin, which yields MKLEIRFFQTARGDEPVKDYIKELSAKDRAKIGGCLRVLEVTGRLDMPHGRKMAGQKDLFEIRAGRHRVFYGFFEGEVVLLRR from the coding sequence GTGAAACTCGAGATCCGGTTCTTCCAAACGGCACGTGGTGATGAGCCTGTAAAGGATTACATAAAAGAATTGTCCGCCAAGGACCGGGCCAAGATCGGAGGATGCCTGCGTGTCTTGGAAGTAACCGGCAGGCTCGATATGCCGCATGGGAGAAAGATGGCAGGACAAAAGGATCTCTTTGAGATTAGGGCAGGTCGTCACCGGGTCTTTTATGGGTTTTTTGAAGGGGAGGTTGTCCTCCTCAGAAGGTAA
- a CDS encoding N-6 DNA methylase produces the protein MFEQAFKNIDDVLWKDAGCTSELDYTEQTSWLLFLKYLDALEQDRATEAALDGKKYTYILDKPYRWETWAAPKGKDGKLDHNAALTGDDLRDFVNQKLFPYLHDFKQKASGPNTVEYKIGEIFGEIKNKIQSGYNLREIIDHIDELRFRSQTEKHELSYLYEAKIKNMGNAGRNGGEYYTPRPLIRAIVQVVKPMVGERIYDGAVGSAGFLCESFDYLKSRGNLTTKDLATLQTRTFYGKEKKSLAYVIAIMNMILHGLEAPNVIHTNTLTENLADIQEKDRYDVILANPPFGGKERKEVQQNFPIRTGETAFLFLQHFIKSLKAGGRGGVVIKNTFLSNTDNASVSLRKLLLETCNLHTVLDCPGGTFQGAGVKTVVLFFEKGSKTRKVWYYQLDPGRNLGKTNPLNDADLAEFVKLQKTFADSPKSWRVDAKSIDPTTFDLSVKNPNGGEEIAHRSPEAIMDEIAALDAESAEVLGNIRRLL, from the coding sequence ATGTTCGAACAAGCTTTCAAAAATATCGACGACGTCCTCTGGAAAGATGCCGGTTGCACCAGCGAGCTGGATTACACCGAGCAGACCTCCTGGCTCCTGTTCCTGAAATACCTCGACGCGCTGGAGCAGGATAGAGCCACTGAAGCCGCGTTGGACGGGAAGAAGTACACCTACATCCTTGACAAACCTTATCGCTGGGAAACCTGGGCCGCCCCCAAGGGCAAGGACGGCAAGCTCGATCACAACGCCGCCCTAACCGGCGATGACCTCCGCGACTTCGTCAATCAGAAGCTCTTTCCCTACCTGCACGACTTTAAGCAGAAGGCGAGCGGGCCGAATACGGTCGAATACAAGATTGGGGAGATCTTCGGAGAGATTAAGAACAAGATCCAGAGCGGCTACAATCTGCGCGAGATCATCGACCACATTGACGAACTGCGCTTCCGTTCCCAGACGGAGAAGCACGAGCTCTCCTACCTCTACGAGGCCAAGATCAAAAACATGGGAAACGCCGGGCGCAACGGCGGCGAGTATTACACCCCGCGCCCGCTCATTCGCGCCATCGTTCAGGTTGTGAAACCTATGGTCGGCGAACGCATCTACGACGGCGCAGTCGGCTCGGCGGGCTTCCTCTGCGAGTCGTTCGATTACCTCAAATCCAGGGGCAACCTCACCACCAAAGACCTCGCCACGCTCCAGACCCGCACCTTCTATGGCAAGGAAAAGAAGTCACTCGCCTACGTCATCGCGATCATGAACATGATCCTGCATGGGCTAGAAGCGCCCAATGTCATCCACACCAATACGCTCACCGAGAACTTGGCCGACATTCAGGAAAAAGATCGCTACGACGTAATTCTGGCCAATCCTCCTTTCGGGGGTAAGGAGCGCAAGGAGGTCCAGCAAAACTTCCCGATCCGCACCGGCGAGACCGCCTTCCTCTTCCTCCAGCACTTCATCAAGAGCCTGAAGGCCGGCGGGCGCGGCGGCGTGGTCATCAAGAACACCTTCCTCTCCAATACCGACAACGCTTCGGTGAGTCTGCGCAAGCTCCTGCTGGAAACTTGCAACCTCCACACCGTGCTCGACTGCCCCGGCGGCACGTTCCAGGGCGCGGGCGTGAAGACCGTGGTGCTCTTCTTCGAGAAGGGCAGTAAGACGCGCAAAGTCTGGTACTACCAGCTCGATCCCGGCCGCAATCTCGGCAAGACCAACCCGCTCAACGACGCCGACCTCGCCGAGTTTGTAAAGTTGCAAAAGACCTTCGCCGACTCGCCGAAGTCTTGGAGGGTGGATGCCAAGAGCATTGACCCGACAACCTTCGACCTCTCCGTGAAGAACCCGAATGGCGGCGAGGAAATCGCGCACCGTAGCCCGGAGGCAATCATGGACGAAATCGCCGCGCTGGATGCCGAGAGTGCGGAGGTGCTGGGGAACATCAGGAGACTGCTATGA
- a CDS encoding restriction endonuclease subunit S encodes MITAVDCTIVRFSAKQVIPAFFNYYSQSRDYLKDVDSETTGTTRKRISRGKLGEIQIPIAPLPEQQRIVGILDEAFEGIAVAIANAEKNLQNARALFESHLQSVFTQRGEGCVEKKLSEVCSITSTLVDPRKKEFLDLIHVGAGNIVSKTGVFVDLKTAREEGLISGKFLFDKSMVLYSKIRPYLMKVARPDFDGLCSADMYPLAPLSKEIARDYLFHLLLSKSFTDYAIQGSARAGMPKVNREHLFEFKVWLPNVKKQKELAENLDDLHEETQRLATIYERKLAALEALKKSLLHQAFTGQLGAQAA; translated from the coding sequence ATGATCACAGCCGTTGATTGCACGATTGTTCGCTTCAGCGCGAAGCAGGTTATTCCGGCGTTCTTCAACTACTACTCTCAGTCTCGAGACTATTTGAAGGATGTCGATTCTGAAACAACCGGTACAACGAGGAAGCGAATTAGCAGGGGCAAGCTCGGAGAGATTCAAATTCCCATCGCACCGCTCCCCGAACAACAGCGGATCGTCGGCATCCTCGACGAGGCGTTTGAGGGGATCGCCGTAGCCATTGCCAATGCCGAAAAGAACCTCCAAAACGCGCGCGCCCTCTTCGAAAGCCACCTCCAATCCGTCTTCACCCAGCGCGGGGAGGGATGTGTAGAGAAAAAGTTAAGTGAAGTTTGCTCGATCACATCAACCCTCGTTGATCCTCGCAAAAAGGAGTTTCTCGATTTAATTCATGTGGGAGCGGGAAACATCGTGTCAAAGACGGGCGTCTTCGTTGACCTCAAGACTGCGCGGGAAGAGGGTCTGATTTCGGGGAAATTTCTTTTCGACAAATCGATGGTACTCTACAGCAAGATTCGTCCTTACCTTATGAAGGTGGCGCGTCCCGATTTCGACGGTTTGTGCAGCGCTGACATGTATCCGCTTGCACCGTTGTCAAAAGAGATCGCCCGCGACTATCTTTTCCACCTGTTGCTGAGCAAAAGTTTTACCGACTACGCAATCCAAGGTTCGGCCCGCGCAGGAATGCCAAAGGTCAATCGGGAGCACTTGTTCGAATTCAAGGTGTGGCTACCCAACGTGAAGAAGCAAAAGGAACTAGCCGAAAACCTCGACGACCTCCACGAAGAAACCCAACGCCTCGCCACGATCTACGAGCGTAAGCTCGCCGCACTGGAGGCGTTGAAAAAGTCGCTGTTGCACCAGGCCTTCACCGGCCAACTCGGAGCGCAAGCCGCATGA